One genomic segment of Gasterosteus aculeatus chromosome 6, fGasAcu3.hap1.1, whole genome shotgun sequence includes these proteins:
- the chrm3a gene encoding muscarinic acetylcholine receptor M3, translating into MSFNSTDPGLFLTANTPVPAAGAYPQSNALHQGASAAPWLVYVNNLDENYTSKLLNLTSESQNGNATVPQDPLGGHHWWQVVLIVLLTGTLSLITVIGNILVVVSFKVNRQLKTVNNYFLLSLAVADLIIGVISMNLYTAYLVMGHWAMGNWACDLWLAIDYVASNASVMNLLVISFDRYFSITRPLTYRAKRTTKRAGMMIGLAWFVSLVLWAPAILFWQYFEGERTVPAGECQIQFLKVPTITICTAIAAFYLPVTIMSILYWRIYQETQNRSKELAGLQGSGSRGGIGGRGGNGRGEKSRFVHQTGSSRSCSSYELTRLSRRRSTCQELVGRFHCWPGVRSWRPGSTRHGEGDPDQSSSDSWNNNDAAVSLDHSGSSEDEDCGGKEMISQSHAIFSIVLTLPGIKAAVNSQLTSCEDLDVASEEDPLRGAEDKRDSLSTVANNTTATTTADEANSSENSYHQRFCSRKIQSMPTIQPTSNQGSDAHTTTASTTSDATTTKSQSVPMSFKDAALAKRFASRTRTQITKRKRMSLVKEKKAAQTLSAILFAFIITWTPYNIMVLINTFCDVPGILWDVGYWLCYVNSTVNPMCYALCNKTFRTTFKMILLCQWDQKKRRKQQFQQRQSVVFHRRIPRDST; encoded by the coding sequence ATGAGCTTCAACAGCACAGACCCTGGTCTCTTCCTGACTGCAAACACACCAGTACCAGCAGCCGGAGCCTACCCACAATCCAATGCTCTCCACCAAGGAGCAAGTGCAGCACCATGGTTGGTTTATGTGAATAACCTGGATGAAAATTATACCAGCAAACTCTTAAACCTCACCTCGGAATCCCAAAATGGAAATGCAACTGTGCCCCAGGATCCCTTGGGTGGTCACCATTGGTGGCAGGTTGTCCTAATTGTCCTGCTGACAGGCACGCTGTCACTGATCACTGTGATCGGAAACATCTTGGTGGTAGTATCCTTCAAGGTTAATCGCCAGCTAAAGACTGTTAATAACTACTTCCTGCTCAGCTTGGCTGTCGCTGACCTCATCATAGGGGTCATCTCCATGAACCTCTACACAGCTTATCTCGTAATGGGCCACTGGGCAATGGGCAACTGGGCCTGCGACCTCTGGCTGGCTATAGACTACGTGGCCAGCAATGCATCAGTGATGAACCTACTGGTCATCAGCTTCGATCGCTATTTTTCAATCACCAGGCCTTTGACCTACCGGGCCAAACGGACCACGAAGAGAGCCGGGATGATGATCGGCCTAGCCTGGTTTGTTTCTCTAGTCCTGTGGGCCCCAGCCATCCTATTTTGGCAATACTTTGAAGGTGAAAGAACAGTGCCCGCGGGTGAGTGCCAGATTCAGTTCCTCAAAGTGCCCACTATAACTATCTGCACCGCCATCGCAGCTTTCTACCTCCCTGTGACTATAATGAGTATCCTCTACTGGCGCATATACCAGGAGACTCAGAACCGATCAAAAGAGCTGGCTGGGTTGCAGGGTTCAGGGAGTCGTGGTGGGATaggaggaaggggtggcaacggTAGAGGCGAGAAATCACGTTTCGTCCATCAGACTGGAAGTTCCAGAAGTTGCAGCAGCTACGAGCTAACCAGGTTGTCCCGGAGAAGGAGCACATGTCAGGAGCTGGTCGGCCGCTTCCACTGCTGGCCTGGGGTTCGTTCTTGGAGACCTGGTAGCACAAGGCACGGGGAGGGCGATCCAGACCAGAGCAGCAGCGACAGCTGGAACAACAATGACGCCGCCGTCTCGTTAGACCACTCCGGCTCTTCAGAAGATGAGGACTGCGGGGGCAAAGAGATGATTTCCCAAAGTCATGCTATTTTCTCAATTGTTCTTACCCTGCCCGGTATAAAGGCTGCTGTAAACTCCCAACTCACCTCATGCGAGGACCTGGACGTGGCCTCAGAGGAGGATCCCCTCAGGGGAGCGGAGGATAAACGAGATAGCCTTTCAACAGTCGCGAACAACACCACTGCCACCACAACTGCGGATGAGGCAAACAGTTCAGAAAATAGCTATCACCAGCGCTTCTGCTCGCGAAAGATTCAGTCAATGCCCACCATCCAGCCTACCTCCAACCAAGGCTCCGATGCTCACACGACAACTGCTTCCACAACCTCCGACGCTACCACCACCAAATCCCAGTCCGTCCCGATGTCCTTCAAAGATGCAGCTCTTGCAAAGCGCTTTGCTTCCAGAACCCGAACGCAGATCACCAAGAGGAAGCGCATGTCCCtagtgaaggagaagaaggcggCTCAAACCCTCAGTGCCATCCTCTTCGCATTCATCATCACATGGACGCCGTACAACATCATGGTGCTGATCAATACCTTCTGTGACGTCCCGGGCATCCTGTGGGACGTAGGGTACTGGCTGTGCTACGTCAACAGCACGGTCAACCCCATGTGCTACGCCCTGTGCAACAAGACTTTCCGTACGACCTTTAAGATGATTCTGCTGTGCCAGTGGGaccagaaaaaaaggaggaagcagcagtTCCAGCAGAGACAATCTGTGGTATTCCACAGGAGGATTCCCAGAGATTCCACGTAA